The Amylolactobacillus amylophilus DSM 20533 = JCM 1125 genome contains a region encoding:
- a CDS encoding sensor histidine kinase translates to MNFWRFFKDHLTHVLGFLFGLIFLNLIIWIDSSLKASIFGLLYLDLLSIVFLFLFLIVLYWSRRNFYEELKYRTEHPEKGFEERLNLAQTNTNRAYEAAYNALLDYSRLNNNELVEQLANQQEFINTWIHEIKVPISALQLLNESVATNIPETKSAQITEEISRIDHLVEQVLYYSRLENFSNDYIIAKYSLKEIVKDVAIENMTYILNKQISFNILGTDSTILTDEKWLKFILNQLLSNAIKYTPEGGKVEFTIRTTPQEVTLSLTDNGIGIPKADLSRVFEQGFTGSNGRKQNTKSTGLGLYLASKMAKKLAHKLTLQSTEYVGTTVTLSIPHLGFYNDHDDTNNITL, encoded by the coding sequence ATGAATTTCTGGCGTTTTTTCAAAGACCATCTAACCCATGTGTTGGGCTTTCTCTTCGGTCTCATCTTTTTGAACCTCATTATTTGGATTGACTCTAGTTTAAAGGCAAGTATTTTCGGCCTGCTGTACTTGGATCTACTTAGTATTGTCTTCTTATTTCTCTTCCTAATAGTGCTTTATTGGTCCAGACGCAACTTCTACGAGGAGCTAAAGTATAGGACAGAGCACCCTGAGAAGGGATTCGAGGAACGCTTAAACTTAGCCCAAACCAACACTAATCGAGCATACGAGGCTGCCTACAATGCCCTCCTTGACTACAGCCGGCTTAACAATAATGAGTTGGTCGAGCAACTCGCCAACCAGCAAGAGTTCATCAACACGTGGATTCACGAGATCAAGGTACCCATTTCAGCCTTGCAACTGCTGAATGAATCGGTTGCCACAAACATCCCTGAAACCAAAAGTGCGCAGATTACTGAAGAGATTTCCAGAATCGATCACTTAGTGGAACAGGTTCTCTACTACTCCCGTCTCGAAAATTTCTCAAACGACTACATCATTGCTAAGTACTCACTGAAGGAAATTGTAAAGGACGTCGCCATCGAGAACATGACCTATATTTTAAATAAGCAAATCTCCTTCAATATTCTGGGTACGGATTCCACGATTCTAACAGACGAGAAGTGGCTTAAATTCATCTTGAATCAGCTGCTGAGTAACGCCATCAAGTATACTCCGGAGGGCGGCAAGGTTGAATTCACCATCAGAACCACGCCACAGGAAGTAACCCTTTCGTTGACGGATAATGGGATTGGCATTCCGAAAGCAGATCTCTCCAGGGTATTTGAGCAGGGTTTCACCGGTTCGAATGGGCGCAAGCAGAACACCAAGTCGACTGGTCTCGGCCTCTACCTCGCTTCTAAAATGGCGAAGAAACTGGCCCATAAATTAACTCTCCAATCGACCGAGTACGTGGGTACGACCGTCACACTAAGCATTCCCCACTTAGGCTTCTACAACGATCACGACGACACGAATAATATCACGCTCTAA
- a CDS encoding response regulator transcription factor, giving the protein MYKIMIVEDDAVVAELISETLDKWHMQAIIIDDFNNVMQIFEREQPDLVLMDINLPIFDGYYWNQKIRAVSKIPIIFISSRNTNMDMVMAMNLGADDFVAKPFSTEVLMAKINALLRRTYNYTEQTAETISHGGLTLNLSNSTATFQGQTIELSKNEYKLLQYLLRQHGQIISRNSLLRALWEDERFVDDNTLTVNINRLRKKFEQVGLLDFIQTRVGQGYIIP; this is encoded by the coding sequence ATGTATAAAATTATGATTGTTGAGGACGACGCTGTCGTGGCCGAACTCATTTCTGAGACGCTCGATAAATGGCACATGCAAGCCATCATCATTGACGACTTTAACAACGTGATGCAGATTTTTGAACGTGAGCAACCGGACCTGGTTCTAATGGATATTAACCTCCCAATTTTTGATGGCTACTACTGGAACCAGAAAATTCGGGCGGTCTCAAAAATTCCCATTATCTTTATCAGCTCACGTAACACTAATATGGATATGGTGATGGCCATGAACCTAGGCGCCGACGACTTTGTCGCTAAACCTTTCTCTACAGAAGTCCTGATGGCCAAGATTAACGCACTCCTGAGACGAACATATAACTACACTGAACAGACCGCCGAAACAATCAGCCACGGCGGTCTCACGTTGAACTTATCTAATAGTACGGCAACGTTTCAGGGACAAACAATCGAGCTCTCAAAGAACGAATATAAGCTCTTACAGTATCTGTTACGCCAGCACGGCCAAATTATCAGTCGGAACAGTCTTCTCCGAGCATTGTGGGAAGACGAGCGTTTCGTTGACGACAACACGCTGACAGTCAATATTAACCGTCTACGCAAGAAATTCGAACAGGTTGGGCTACTTGACTTCATCCAGACAAGAGTTGGTCAGGGCTATATTATTCCCTGA
- a CDS encoding ABC transporter ATP-binding protein — MSIIELRQVSKTYGIKKNRYSAVNNVSFRIEPGEFLGIMGPSGAGKSTLLNMASTLDFPTSGTVLLNGKVTTGLNERELADFRKNKSGYIFQDFSLLENLTVQENIELPLLADHVAAREVWRRVRQVAQLLLLESVLNHYPSELSVGQKQRVAAGRAIIKRPAIIFADEPTGSLDSRSATELLQFLSEVNQKEQTTIMMVTHDPFTASYCKRIIFVRDGQIFSEINRAESRQDFFEKIINMQAVIGGGPKR, encoded by the coding sequence ATGAGCATTATTGAGCTGCGGCAAGTCTCAAAGACATACGGAATAAAGAAAAACCGTTATAGTGCGGTCAACAACGTCAGTTTCCGGATTGAACCAGGTGAATTCTTGGGCATCATGGGACCTAGTGGTGCGGGGAAGAGCACATTATTAAACATGGCGTCTACGCTAGACTTTCCCACTAGTGGTACCGTCTTGTTGAACGGAAAGGTGACGACCGGCTTAAACGAGCGCGAATTAGCGGATTTTCGTAAGAACAAATCAGGCTATATCTTCCAAGATTTCAGCCTCCTCGAGAATTTAACCGTGCAGGAGAATATCGAGTTACCATTATTGGCAGACCATGTTGCTGCGCGTGAAGTGTGGCGGCGTGTGAGGCAGGTGGCCCAACTGTTATTGTTAGAGTCTGTTTTGAACCATTACCCAAGTGAGCTTTCCGTCGGCCAAAAGCAACGGGTCGCGGCCGGACGGGCCATTATCAAGCGCCCCGCAATTATCTTTGCCGATGAACCAACGGGGAGCCTCGATTCACGGTCTGCTACTGAGCTGTTGCAATTCCTGTCGGAGGTCAATCAAAAAGAACAGACGACCATCATGATGGTGACGCATGATCCGTTCACGGCCAGTTACTGCAAACGGATTATATTCGTGCGTGATGGTCAGATTTTCTCCGAGATCAACCGCGCGGAAAGTCGCCAGGATTTCTTTGAGAAAATCATCAACATGCAAGCGGTCATTGGTGGGGGCCCCAAACGATGA
- a CDS encoding FtsX-like permease family protein, which produces MIIKFALKNIKHTVDHLPIFLLSVSFSIMVAFSFFQISMNDRVKRELVENVGILGNQGLATLISIHYFIIFFIFLFVLYSNNFFMRQKRRDVSVLLFAGFSKLQIASYFMVQILVIGLICLTAGIGLGLIFSRLIYMFLLKLMALDIAPILSWDLQAVQEMAVLFALAMLILFLNIIYHITKNRASFIVDKETRFKKPKENWLIQVPFGLFSLFVLAYELYWWLADLPFRMQHNLTTISQVPAVIASFSIVACYGFFKWTLPLMINLVKKMRLQNDVQLIWLNNLKQSLLQNSFVLTIITLTSIVALAIFSALSYAYPYRQQQIQRDSPTQLSITAAKLPAVEKIASRNNVKLSKRGETKVKVLVDQNGGEYSAWSFIQFSSYNQFIGQMFHKLPVHLEPNETIFLSDTGEDNPPAAGRANASEFLLRAQIATGTPELKITDQSKYFPMGRYMYFSNTLVVTDGLFAQITPQYEYRVLGFSLEGELTTKFKRAMAQLSKTGERDPVVYLGLNKADKVQVDTSYDMEHYIASKQEFNFLEQENDRFKQLIGLAVFVLLFLGLLLVLASGNLLLLKLQDSTFDNLHDFRIYRRMGGTKRELKRILLRQTSIFFFAPVFMAVIANLAFLPVMTGEFKVAGYVWPIVVYIIYITLNSLFYYIAYRNFDTLIYKSVIEKKGD; this is translated from the coding sequence ATGATTATCAAGTTTGCGCTGAAGAACATCAAGCACACCGTTGACCACCTGCCAATCTTTCTGCTCTCAGTTTCTTTCTCGATTATGGTTGCCTTCTCGTTTTTTCAAATTAGTATGAATGACCGAGTTAAGCGAGAACTGGTGGAAAATGTGGGCATACTTGGCAATCAAGGGCTAGCAACCCTGATTTCAATCCATTACTTCATTATTTTCTTTATCTTTCTGTTCGTTCTCTATTCCAATAACTTCTTCATGCGCCAGAAGAGGCGGGACGTGAGCGTGCTTTTATTTGCCGGCTTCTCCAAGCTACAAATTGCCAGTTACTTCATGGTTCAGATTCTAGTCATCGGCCTAATCTGTCTGACTGCCGGAATTGGCCTTGGCTTGATTTTCTCCCGCCTGATTTACATGTTTCTTCTGAAATTAATGGCGCTGGACATTGCACCAATTCTTAGCTGGGATTTACAGGCTGTGCAGGAGATGGCCGTGTTGTTTGCGCTCGCTATGCTGATTCTATTCCTAAACATCATCTATCACATCACCAAAAATAGGGCTTCATTTATCGTCGATAAAGAGACCCGCTTCAAGAAACCAAAGGAGAATTGGCTAATTCAAGTGCCGTTTGGGCTATTCTCCCTCTTCGTTTTAGCCTATGAGTTGTACTGGTGGCTGGCCGATTTGCCGTTTCGGATGCAGCATAACCTGACGACGATTAGTCAGGTACCCGCCGTGATTGCCTCCTTTAGTATTGTGGCGTGCTATGGCTTCTTCAAGTGGACGTTGCCACTCATGATTAATCTTGTGAAGAAAATGCGGTTGCAAAATGATGTGCAATTGATCTGGTTGAATAATCTGAAGCAGTCGTTGCTGCAGAACAGCTTTGTCCTCACGATTATTACGTTGACTTCGATTGTCGCACTAGCTATCTTTAGCGCACTTTCGTACGCTTACCCATACCGCCAACAACAGATACAACGGGATTCGCCCACACAACTTTCCATCACAGCGGCTAAGCTACCGGCAGTGGAAAAGATTGCGTCACGTAATAATGTGAAGCTCAGTAAGCGTGGTGAGACGAAGGTCAAAGTACTTGTGGATCAAAATGGTGGAGAATATTCTGCATGGAGTTTCATTCAATTTAGTTCGTATAACCAATTTATTGGCCAGATGTTTCATAAATTACCCGTACACCTTGAGCCAAATGAGACGATTTTCCTTTCAGATACAGGTGAGGACAACCCGCCTGCTGCCGGTCGGGCGAATGCCAGCGAGTTTCTCCTGCGAGCGCAGATTGCAACCGGGACGCCAGAGCTGAAGATTACTGACCAATCAAAATACTTTCCAATGGGACGCTACATGTATTTCTCAAATACGTTGGTGGTAACTGATGGATTATTTGCTCAAATTACGCCCCAGTACGAATATCGAGTGCTTGGTTTCTCGCTAGAGGGTGAGCTGACAACGAAATTTAAGCGTGCTATGGCTCAACTTAGCAAGACGGGAGAACGAGACCCCGTAGTTTATTTGGGGTTGAATAAGGCAGATAAAGTGCAGGTAGATACTTCGTATGACATGGAGCACTACATCGCAAGCAAACAGGAGTTTAATTTCCTTGAACAGGAAAATGACCGTTTCAAGCAGCTGATCGGGTTAGCGGTCTTTGTTCTCCTGTTCCTGGGCTTGCTCCTAGTTCTCGCTAGTGGCAACCTGTTGCTCCTGAAACTCCAAGATAGTACCTTTGACAATTTGCACGACTTCCGTATCTACCGGAGGATGGGCGGTACTAAGCGGGAGCTCAAACGAATTTTGTTGCGCCAAACGAGCATCTTCTTTTTTGCCCCCGTGTTCATGGCGGTGATTGCCAACCTGGCATTTTTACCCGTGATGACGGGTGAATTCAAGGTCGCGGGCTATGTCTGGCCAATCGTTGTCTACATCATCTATATTACGCTCAATAGTCTGTTCTATTACATTGCTTACCGCAATTTTGATACCTTAATTTATAAATCCGTGATTGAAAAGAAAGGGGATTAA
- a CDS encoding MBL fold metallo-hydrolase → MQVTVLGIYGGYPYNGVPSSSYLVQAGDFNLLLDAGSGSLLALERVLDPLQLDAVLLTHYHHDHAADIGVLQYYWQLHQGTRKEPILPIYGHDRDPLNFASLTLQGVTEGRAYHDYAATKMGPLTLTFLETKHPVPAFAVRIEDQTGTVLVFTADTAYFNELVEFSQSADLLITDTNFAAAKTGRKWHMTSVEAATLAKNSNSKSLLLSHLPQQIPLAQILTEASEVYPGAMLAHPGQTYSLPKD, encoded by the coding sequence ATGCAAGTTACAGTTTTAGGGATATATGGTGGTTACCCATACAATGGAGTGCCTAGCAGTTCGTACCTCGTACAGGCGGGTGACTTCAACCTTTTGCTCGATGCTGGGAGCGGCTCGTTGTTGGCACTTGAGCGGGTCCTTGACCCATTGCAATTGGATGCGGTACTACTAACGCACTATCATCACGATCATGCTGCTGATATCGGTGTCTTACAGTATTATTGGCAACTACATCAGGGAACGAGAAAGGAACCAATCTTACCAATTTACGGTCATGATCGGGATCCACTCAACTTTGCCAGTCTAACCCTGCAAGGGGTGACTGAAGGACGCGCTTATCATGACTACGCAGCAACCAAGATGGGGCCGCTCACACTGACTTTTCTCGAAACCAAACATCCGGTTCCGGCTTTTGCCGTTCGCATCGAGGATCAAACGGGTACGGTTCTAGTCTTCACGGCGGATACGGCGTACTTCAACGAATTAGTCGAATTCAGCCAGTCAGCTGATCTGCTGATTACGGATACGAATTTTGCTGCTGCTAAAACAGGGCGGAAATGGCATATGACTAGTGTTGAAGCTGCAACTTTAGCAAAAAATTCAAATTCGAAATCACTATTGTTATCTCATTTGCCCCAGCAAATTCCGCTCGCACAGATTTTGACAGAAGCGAGTGAAGTCTATCCCGGAGCCATGCTCGCACATCCCGGCCAAACGTACTCCTTACCAAAAGACTAG
- the spxA gene encoding transcriptional regulator SpxA: MVNLYTSPSCTSCRKAKSWLKEHNIPFVERNIFSNPLSKDEIMQVLRMTEDGTEEIISTRSHAFQNLGVSIDDLSIDKLLDLVVQNPGLLRRPIIMDEKRLQVGYNEDEIRRFLPREVRQLELQQAQELAGF; this comes from the coding sequence ATGGTAAATCTATACACATCACCAAGTTGTACATCTTGCAGAAAAGCTAAATCTTGGCTTAAAGAACATAATATTCCATTTGTAGAGCGTAACATCTTCTCCAATCCACTATCGAAGGACGAAATCATGCAAGTATTGCGCATGACTGAAGATGGCACAGAGGAAATAATTTCTACCCGCTCTCACGCCTTCCAGAATCTTGGTGTCTCGATTGATGATCTTTCAATCGATAAACTATTGGATTTAGTTGTGCAGAATCCTGGCCTATTAAGAAGACCAATCATCATGGATGAGAAGCGGCTCCAAGTAGGTTATAACGAGGACGAAATCAGACGTTTCTTGCCAAGAGAGGTAAGACAACTTGAGCTGCAACAGGCACAAGAGTTGGCCGGATTTTAA
- a CDS encoding adaptor protein MecA, which translates to MKRVNENTIRVVLGAKDLEERGITMLDLLGNQGQIENFFYSILSEVDSEHAFADSEAVTFQVMPNTNGLELLISKSGVRTGKKSNQQNNLSRQEILHGLDELSLSSDRLTTIQQEDHTPELARTYEFAQFEDVIGLAHELKVNGLTSKLMVYRDVYYLELTFESADFSELTATDAWVISNEFGSVAAKSFAEVKENAKVLFEHDALENLRYYFN; encoded by the coding sequence ATGAAACGTGTCAATGAAAATACGATTCGGGTTGTGTTGGGCGCTAAGGATCTTGAGGAGCGCGGAATTACGATGCTCGATTTACTAGGTAATCAGGGTCAAATTGAGAACTTCTTTTATAGCATCCTGTCCGAGGTCGATAGTGAGCATGCATTCGCAGATAGCGAAGCCGTTACCTTCCAAGTAATGCCTAATACCAATGGCCTCGAGTTATTGATTAGCAAATCAGGTGTTAGAACAGGAAAGAAGAGTAATCAGCAAAATAATCTCTCGCGCCAAGAAATATTGCACGGCTTGGATGAGCTCTCGCTTAGCAGTGACCGGCTCACCACTATTCAACAGGAGGATCATACACCGGAGCTCGCGAGAACCTATGAGTTTGCTCAGTTTGAAGATGTTATTGGTCTAGCGCATGAACTAAAAGTTAATGGATTGACATCGAAGCTAATGGTTTACCGGGATGTTTATTACTTAGAACTCACATTTGAAAGTGCTGACTTCAGTGAGTTGACGGCAACGGATGCGTGGGTCATCAGTAACGAGTTTGGGTCAGTGGCTGCTAAGTCGTTTGCCGAAGTCAAGGAAAACGCTAAAGTGCTGTTTGAGCATGATGCGCTCGAGAACTTACGCTACTACTTTAACTAA